Proteins co-encoded in one Garra rufa chromosome 7, GarRuf1.0, whole genome shotgun sequence genomic window:
- the LOC141338455 gene encoding uncharacterized protein, which yields MRKMAVKLVLFCLCLWRLVGVSGHSDAEKSVSVMEGDLITLNSGLTETQTDDQIIWTFGQNNLLIAKLSGASGKKYYEVLGGRFRDRLNLDRQTGSLAITNTRTTDSGLYQITISGISETRYRFHITVYAHHLPVPVISRDCSSSSTSSSSSYCSVVCSVVNVSDVTLSWYEGNSLVSSISVSDLHISLSLPLEVEYEDKNTYSCVLTNSFTNQTQHLDISKLCQPCSARLPVPVISRDCSSSSSSSLSSSCSVVCSVVNVSNVTLSWYKGNSLLSSISVSDLSISLSLPLEVEYQDKNTYSCVLNNSFTNQTQHLDISKLCQPCSGVSGNSDEVKSVSVMEGESVTLNSGLTETQTGDLILWTFGPNNLIIAKLSREFSKMSTYNGPDGRFKDRLKVDLQTGSLTITKTRTTDSGLYDVTIIGNRIIKYRFHVTISGI from the exons ATGAGAAAAATGGCAGTCAAATTAGTCTTGTTCTGTTTGTGTTTGTGGCGCCTGgttg gtgtGTCTGGTCATTCAGATGCAGAGAAGTCAGTGTCTGTGATGGAGGGAGATTTAATCACTCTTAACTCTGGTCTTACTGAAACACAGACAGATGATCAGATAATCTGGACGTTTGGACAGAACAACTTGCTTATAGCTAAACTCAGTGGAGCCTCTGGTAAGAAATATTATGAGGTTCTTGGagggagattcagagacagactgaatcTGGACAGGCAAACTGGATCTCTGGCCATCACAAACACcagaaccacagactctggacttTATCAAATAACAATCAGTGGAATTAGTGAGACCAGATACAGATTCCACATCACTGTCTATG CTCATCATCTGCCTGTTCCTGTCATCAGCAGAGACTGTTCATCTTCTTCAACATCATCATCGTCGTCATATTGTTCAGTggtgtgttcagtggtgaatgtgagtgatgtgactctctcctggtacgAAGGAAACAGTTTAgtgtccagcatcagtgtgtctgatctccacatcagtctctctctacctctggaggtggaatatgaggataaaaacacctacagctgtgtgctcaCCAACTCATTCACTAACCAGACTCAACATCTGGACATCAGCAAACTCTGTCAACCATGTTCAG CTCGTCTGCCTGTTCCTGTCATCAGTAGAGACTGTTCTTCATCATCGTcttcatcattatcatcatcatgttcagtggtgtgttcagtggtgaatgtgagtaatgtgactctctcctggtacaaaggaaacagtttattgtccagcatcagtgtgtctgatctcagcatcagtctctctctacctctggaggtggaatatcaggataaaaacacctacagctgtgtgctcaacaaCTCATTCACTAACCAGACTCAACATCTGGACATCAGCAAACTCTGTCAACCATGTTCAG GTGTTTCTGGTAATTCAGATGAAGTGAAGTCAGtgtcagtgatggagggagaGTCAGTCACTCTAAACTCTGGTCTTACTGAAACACAGACAGGTGACCTGATACTGTGGACGTTTGGACCAAACAACTTAATCATAGCTAAACTCAGTAGAGAGTTCAGTAAGATGTCAACATATAATGGTCCTGATGGGAGATTCAAAGACAGACTGAAGGTGGATCttcagactggatctctgaccatcacaaagaccagaaccacagactctggacttTATGACGTGACCATCATAGGAAACAGAATCATCAAATACAGATTTCACGTTACTATCTCTG GAATCTAA
- the LOC141338954 gene encoding CD48 antigen-like — MDGDLIQWRFFNNLIAEINKQGERITVLYDVLDGRFWNRLKLDNQTGSLTITNAITALAGRYELQINGVRKSFNLTVHSWFAFRQAKKAVSATAGDSVTLNANFIKILDDDRIQWSVFNALIAEINKQNNSMTVYDNVLDGRFRDRLKLDNQTGSLTITNITTEHAGDYILQIYYIRIDYMLTVYAHLPVPVISSNSSQCSSSSSSSSSSSQQNCSLLCSVVNVSHVTLSWYKGNSVLSSTSASDLSISLSLPLEVKYEDKNTYSCVINNPISNQTQHLDISELCHTCSDSVHCCGSTEAVIRLVLSALVGVATVILLVYDIRSRRAERDF; from the exons ATGGATGGCGATCTGATTCAGTGGaggttttttaacaatttaatagCTGAAATCAATAAACAGGGTGAGAGAATCACAGTATTGTATGATGTTCTTGATGGGAGATTTTGgaacagactgaagctggacaatcaaactggatctctgaccatcacaaacgcCATAACTGCACTCGCCGGACGGTATGAACTACAGATCAACGGTGTGAGGAAGAGTTTCAATCTCACTGTCCATT CATGGTTTGCTTTTAGACAAGCAAAAAAGGCAGTGTCAGCGACGGCAGGAGATTCAGTCACTCTAAATGCAAATTTTATTAAAATCCTTGATGATGATCGGATTCAGTGGAGTGTTTTCAACGCTTTAATAGCTGAAATCAATAAACAGAACAACAGCATGACTGTATATGATAATGTtcttgatgggagattcagagacagactgaagctggacaatcaaactggatctctgaccatcacaaacatcacaacTGAACATGCTGGAGATTATATACTACAGATCTACTATATAAGGATTGATTACATGCTCACTGTCTATG CTCATCTGCCTGTTCCTGTCATCAGCAGTAACTCTTCACAatgttcttcatcatcatcatcatcatcatcatcatcacaacaaaattgttcattgttgtgttcagtggtgaatgtgagtcatgtgactctctcctggtacaaaggaaacagtgTATTGTCCAGCACCAGTgcgtctgatctcagcatcagtctctctctacctctggaggtgaAATATGaggataaaaacacctacagctgtgtgatcaacaatcccatcagcaaccagactcaacatctggacatcagtgaactctgtcacacATGTTCAG ACTCTGTCCACTGTTGTGGTTCTACTGAAGCTGTGATCCGATTGGTCCTCTCTGCTCTGGTGGGCGTGGCTACTGTCATTCTTCTGGTTTATGACATCAGATCCAGAAGAGCTGAACGAGATTTTTaa
- the LOC141338956 gene encoding uncharacterized protein codes for MKKKCFSDVFGYNWYYLPVKEGDSVTVPSGLTEIMDDYKIKWWFKNDLIAEINKQADRMTVYDDVLDGRFRDRLKLDTQTGSLTITNFSIELNGYYVLLNNSVIIRFNLLVYVEISVMEGDSVTLNSDIEMMDDDEVSWYGNQSTLIAKIQQVDSMTVYDQVPDERFRDRLKLDNRTGSLTITNITLKHAGRYKRHIINRLESYKVFRVSVYAHPSVPVISRDCSSSSSQQNCSLLCSVVNVSHVTLSWYNENSLLSSISLSLPLEVEYQDNNTYSCVINNPISNQTRHLNITQLCHTCSDSVDCCGPTGAVIRLVLSALVGVATVILLVYDIRSRRAERDQAHIHTSI; via the exons atgaaaaaaaaatgtttttcagatGTCTTTGGTTATAATTGGTATTATTTGCCAGTGAAggagggagattcagtcactGTACCGTCTGGTCTTACTGAAATAATGGATGATTATAAAATTAAGTGGtggtttaaaaatgatttaatagCTGAAATCAATAAACAGGCTGACAGAATGACTGTATATGATGATGTtcttgatgggagattcagagacagactgaagctggacactcaaactggatctctgaccatcacaaattTCTCAATTGAACTTAATGGATATTATGTACTACTGAACAACAGTGTGATAATTCGTTTCAATCTTCTTGTGTATG TTGAAATatcagtgatggagggagattcagtcactCTAAACTCTGACATTGAAATGATGGATGATGATGAGGTTAGTTGGTATGGAAATCAAAGCACTTTAATAGCTAAAATTCAACAAGTTGACAGCATGACTGTATATGATCAAGTTCCCGAtgagagattcagagacagactgaagctggacaatcgaactggatctctgaccatcacaaacatcacaCTGAAACATGCTGGACGTTATAAACGACATATAATTAATAGACTTGAGTCATATAAGGTATTCAGAGTCTCGGTCTACG CTCATCCGTCTGTTCCTGTCATCAGCAGAGATTGTTCTTCATCATCATCACAGCAGAATTGTTCATTGttgtgttcagtggtgaatgtgagtcatgtgactctctcctggtacaacgaaaacagtttattgtccagcatcagtctctctctacctctggaggtggaatatcaggataacaacacctacagctgtgtgatcaacaatcccatcagcaaccagaccAGACATCTCAATATCACTCAACTCTGTCACACATGTTCAG actcTGTCGACTGTTGTGGTCCTACTGGAGCTGTGATCCGATTGGTCCTCTCTGCTCTGGTGGGCGTGGCTACTGTCATTCTTCTGGTTTATGACATAAGATCCAGAAGAGCTGAACGAGATCAAGCACACATTCACACATCAATCTGA